The DNA sequence GTTCTTTATTTAAGAGCCAGTGTGGAGCCACTGGAAGGCAGGAGGCCAGGTTAGGATGCCCATTGGATGTAGGGTCCTAGAGATCAGTGGTGACCCATTGAGCCCTGCCGGAGAGGAGTAGTGGGgcagcacctgggtgggtcaCCCTGGAACTGGGCCTTGCCCGTGGTGCTGGTGCCTCACTTTGGCCCCTGTGGGCCTGCCTTCTAATTGTGGTGTTAAGTCTTTGGAGTCACTCATCAGCCGCTGCTTTTGTTGGATTCTTCTGCCGTATCCTGTGAACGGAAGAGCAGGTTCCTGCTTTTAGGCCTCGCAGCCAAACTGGGGAAGACCAGACACATGGGCAAAAAGCCCAGCTACTAAAAGCCTGACAGTCCCCAGTGGCATATTGGCAGGAAGACCTTACAGGGTAGACTGGATTGGCCttagcagagaggagggggtgggggcttgAAGTAAAGAGGGAGGCAGACCAGCCTGAGCACTGGTGGTAGAGCACAAGGCAGGCGGGAAGACACTAGGCTGGTCTTACTGGGAGGAGGGACTGGCTTGAACAGCTCTGGGGATTTGGGACCAAACACAGAATGTCAAGCTCGGGCAGGGGGGTTAGAGTTTCTTTTAGGACCGGTGGGGAAGGACTGAAGGTTTTTGAGCAAGGGAGAAGTACTGTTTTCATCAAGATTTAGTAGGTAGCGGTTGTAGGAAGAATCAGGAGGAAGAAGACATGAAGTTTTTACTTGTAACTGACCATGGTTACATCTTCTGTCCTCCATTTGGGTAGCGTTCTAGTCCCTGGCTTTCTCCTACACCAGCTCATTTTGTCCTCACAGCAACCCCGTGGGTTAGGGAGGGTGGGGACAATGCCTGTGTTTCACAGGTTGGGACAGCAGGGCTCAGGCTGACGAGGATGTCGGCCACATTCACTCAGGAAGTGGTAAGGCACGGCTGGGGCCCAGTTCTGTGAACTCGCCAAGGCCAGGCCCCCTCTCAGCACTCCTGTCTGACCCAGCTTATCTGTTTCTTGTGCTTCGCCTCACTCAGAGTCTCCATGGCTCCTTGTTCAGGGATTCTGGAGCGAGAGCAGCGAGCCTGGCTCAGAAGGCCTTGAGTCAGGCTCCTGGGCtcggagggcgcctgggtggcttttCCAACCTTCtctcctggctcccagctccGTCGGGGCCATGTCCGAGCGGGAAGAACGGCGGTTTGTGGAGATCCCTCGGGAGTCCGTCCGGCTCATGGCAGAGAGCACCGGCCTGGAGCTGAGCGATGAGGTGGCGGCCCTGCTCGCGGAGGATGTGTGCTACCGGCTCAGAGAGGCCACCCAGGTCCGCTCCCCTTCACTCCCACCTCTCCTTGTCCCTCCTGGTGACTACCCCCTCCCGCAGGGAAGCATTAAACAGGCATGTGTCTGGCCCCTACTCTGTGCTTTGAGGGAACGCATTGGAGGCAGTCCCTGCCCTCTCCAGAGTTCCCCTTTGAGCCAGCGGGGCTCCTGGGCAAACAGAGTGCTGGCTGGGCATCGGCTCACGTGCCCATCTTCTCGATAGCCCTGGCGGGGAGGCCGGGCAAGTTCATATTCACATTCTGCATGTGAGAAACTGGGTCACGGAGAGGGAACATTACATTGAGGGCTGTTTGCACAAGACCAGCGCTGGATTCCAGGCTTTCTGGTCTTGCTTCCGGTGTCCATTTTGCCTCCTGGCTGTCTTTCTTCCCCGGGGGGACTCCATAcccccttctccctgtcccctgacTTTGTTCCTCCCCTCCCAGAATAGCTCTCAATTCATGAAACACACCAAACGGCGGAAGCTGACCGTCGAGGATTTCAACAGGGCTCTCCGATGGAGCAGCGTGGAGGTGAGTCGAGTACAGGCTGCCCAGGCCTCAGCCGGCACGGTCCACCTCCGTGCCCGGCTTGGGACTGGCACCACAGAGAGAGACATGAAGACCAAAGGCGCACACAAGGGAAGCTCATGGCCACCACAGGATAGGTGCTGGGGGCCCAGAGGTTAGGGAAGCCTTCTTGGAAGAGCTGGGAATTGAGGCGGGCTTTGGAGGGAGTCTTGCATTGGACTAAGCCAAGACGGGAAGAGGGGGGACGATCTGGGTTAAGGTGCCTGGGCACAAATGTGGGTTTTAAAATGTCCTGCATAGCTGTTGTGGGGCAGGGACTTGAGGGAAAAAGGTCGTGTTTAGAAGAGAgtagtgttggggcgcctggctggtcactcagtagaacatgtgactcctactctcagggctgtgagtttgaggcccatgtcgggcatggagcctactgaaaaaaaagaaaaaagttgcgTTTTCAGAATTGGGTGAGGAGGAGGACCGGCAGCAGAGGGGTGTGGGGCTCAGAGCCCGTACGAATCAGGGTGGAGGGACCACGCTCTAGTCCCTGGTCCAGTGAGCCCTGGGTTCTCCAGCCAGATTCCCAGCAATAGGCTCGAAGCCTCAGGCATCTCTCCTTTCTCGGGCCTTTTGGACTTGCCTCGCGTAGACTCTCTGCCCTAGTCGGTAGAGCGCCTCTCCCTCCCTGGATTCAGCCTGCCCTCTGACACTTTCTTTGCTCAGGCTGTGTGTGGTTATGGATCCCAGGAGGCGCTTCCCCTGCGCCCTGCCAGAGAGGGTGAGCTTTACTTTCCTGAGGACCGAGAGGTGAACCTGGTGGAGCTGGCCCTGGCCACCAACATCCCTAAAGGCTGTGCTGAGACAGCTGTGAGAGGTGActgcccaggccctccctggggtggggacagaaaCGGGGTTGTCAGAAGAGGGGTGACAGGCTGGCTGGTGGGTGGAGAAGGACTCAGGGGTGGGTGGTGGCAAAACACGGCAAAACCCCAGGCTGAGTGATCTCTCTGCTCTGGTTCTAGTTCATGTGTCCTACTTAGATGGCAAAGGGAACCTGGCCCCACAAGGATCAGGTAAGGGGTAGTAAGGGGAACGGGCTCTGAACTTTCCTCTCTTAGGAGCGGAGGGGGGGCCCCTGTACCTTTGATTCTTCATCTGACATGTGTTTACTGATGTCCTGTTCTGAGTGGGCACAGTCCCCGCCCAGAGGGCTCGGATTTGGAGATAGGAGCCCAGACCTGGAACCGGTCATGATGCGGGATGTCGGATGCTGGCACAGaagcctgggcagctggggtccctgagggcaggggtcCAGGAGGAATTGAGGGCGGAGGAGGGGGGGGAGGCAGAGTACAGAGCACCGAGGTGTGGAAAGCCTGCGAGGTCAGGGCTGAGCACGCTGCTCCGAGGAGCTGGTGGCTGTGTGCTCTGGGAGTCCTGTCTGAACAGGCTTCTGGCAGGGAGGATgagggagagcaggcaggggaggCCGGGAGAGGGCTGGGCTGtccaccctgcccacctcctgcccatccccccacagtGCCCAGCGCTGTGTCTTCGCTGACTGATGACCTGCTCAAGTACTACCAGCAGGTGACCCGGGCTGTGCTGGGGGACGATCCACAGCTGATGAAGGTGAGCGAGTGGGCCGGAATTGGGGTACAAAGCCCAGCTTCCAAGTTCCCCGAAATTCTTTCAGATGCGTGCTTCCTGTCTCCTCCACACCAGCTGGCTGATGTGGCTGGAAGCTGCTGCCGGTGGGGGTGTCGTGCTCTGAGGCTGGCCCTCCTCCGGGGCTGATTCCTCTTCCCACTCGAGCAGGAACCCTTGTTCCTCAGGGAACGGGCAACTCAGCAGGGCCATTTGGGGGGCTCAGGTGGTCAGTACCCCTATACTTTAATTCCAGAGCCTACTCTTTAGGGTGTCTGTTGACCTGCAGCCACAGGGGGCAGCCACATAGCGGCTTTCATTTGTCTGGacgtgagagggagagaagggaagtagAGGCAGCAAGGTCAGGGGGCCCGGCCGGGCTGGCTCTGAGACCCTGCCGCTTGAGTCTCTAGGACTCCGCAGGCCTGCTGGACCCGACCCGTGGCCCGTCCTCTCCTGTCCAGAATCAGGGCAATGCCAGCTTGCTGGTCTGCTCAACCAGGTGGCCTCTCCTTGACGGCTTACACCCCCCACTTCTCCACGTCTCTGGCTGTCGCTGCCACTTCCCCTGCAAAACTGGGACTGTCGCTCCCGTACGTTCCTGCCTTAGGAGTGTGGCTCTGGGTCCCCAGGCACGGGGCAGATGGCTGGACGGAGGGCCTGGGAGCTGCGCTCCTTCCTCGCTGGCCTGTTGTCTGCCTTCGCAGCACGTGCTCAGAGAAGCTTTGTCCGGAGGAGTTTGGCGGTCACGGGTAGTGGAGATGCAGGGCTAAGACGGTTTTTCTCATTCACTtaactctctttttttctgcttatataAGTAATACCAGCACGTTCATTACGGAagtattgtaaaataaaaacatacaaactGGAAAGTGAGAGTCTCCAGTGGAAACACTTATGTTTTGACTATGATTACTCTAGTGTCAGCCAGAGTGGTAGTATACGAAACACCTGGTTTTAGAACAgctgcttttctcatttaaaaacttGCTGGACATTTAGGTGGTATTCAATTTCGTGTCATCGCAGACAGGGCTAGGAGTGGCTGTGTTCGTGTGAGTGGGTATTTCTTCCAGTGGGTTAAATTTGTAGAAGTCCAGTTGCTGAACCGGAGAGTGTGAACGTTTACAGTTTTACTACAGAAGTACTCCACCGTCTTTTACAAAACGCCCGTTCCTCCTTGGGGCTGGTGGGTCCGGTGCAGTCTGGCTCCTTCCTTTTCAGATTGCTCTCCAGGACCTGCAGACTAACTCCAAGATCGCAGCGCTCCTGCCTTACTTTGTCTACGTGGTCAGCGGGGTGAGTgaccaggctggggcagggagacgATTTGGCAGGGAGATGACCCAGCCCCAGGTAGGGCTCGTGGCAGGTGCCAGCAGAGCGGCAGGCTCCGCCCTGCCCCCTCGCGTGCCCCTCAGCCACCGTCTTCTGCAAACAGGTGAAGTCTGTCAGCCACGACCTGGAGCAGCTGCATCGGCTCTTGCAAGTGGCCCGGAGCCTGGTTCGGAACCCACACCTGTGTCTGGGGCCCTATGTTCGCTCCCTGGTGGGCAGCGTCCTCTACTGCGTTCTGGAGCCCCTGGCTGCCTCCATCAACCCTCTGAACGACCACTGGACTCTTCGGGATGGCGCTGCCCTCCTGCTCAGCCACATCTTCTGGTAGCCACTGGGCCTATCCCCACAAAGGGTGGGGGTGCCACAGTGCTGCGggagttgtgggggaggggcggggggcgtgTGGCTTCAAGGCCCTATGTGGTGAGGTCAGGGAACCTCTTTCCATTGGAGCTTTCCGGTCGGTGCGCTCTGGCACCCTGGGATTTTATAAATGGATGGCGACTATGCCAAGGGTTTGGTCCTTCAGCCCTTCGTGTCGTCTTCAGTCACCCGGCGCCACCTTGTTCCCTTACCCCAGTGTGCCGGACGACCGCCATTTTCTCCGTGTGCTCTGACTTGAGCCAGCTGGGCAGCCCCGTGCCTCATTCTCCTCTCTGACTGAATGCTGCTCCCGTAGGACCCACGGGGACCTCGTGAGCGGCCTTTATCAGCAGATCCTGCTCTCCCTGCAGAAGGTCTTGGCCGACCCCGTGCGGCCTCTGTGCTCTCACTACGGGGCTGTGGTGGGGCTGCATGCCCTTGGCTGGAAGGTGAGGACCCTGGCCTTTCCCACAGACAGAGCCGTAAGAGCTCGTATTTGTAATTAGAAAAACAgtatttatgtgtctatttttagtCATCTCTgtgcccaccatggggctcgaactcatgaccccaagatcaagagtttgcACACTCTACCCGCTGAGCTAGTCAGGCACctcattcttttgggtttttaatgTCGATCATATGGTACAAATAATGACgctttatttcatcttttctaaaCCTAACGCCTttcgtttctttttattgctaggACTGCTAatatcattttatagatgatgatgGGGGGCATCCTTGTGTCATTTCCAATTTCAGGAGAAGTGCGAATAATCTTCCCTCTCAGGCTGATGTTTACCTTGTGTTTATTGATAACGTTTCTCAGATTTAGAAAATTACTTcatattgctttatatttttggttttattatttatgttgaacttttatcaaatgctttttctgtatcttttgaatTGATCCTAAggtttttctgcttttatctgtTAATGTGATTAATTATatttatggatttaaaaaaaagattttatttagagagaacacTTGCAACTCAAgagcaggatgggggaggggatgggagagggacaagtagactcaagcagactctgcgctgcaTGACTccaagtggaaaccaagagcccaaccaaccaagccacctaggcgccccatttATGGATTTTTAATAGTAAACCATCATTACATTTCTGTGTATAGACTCAAATAGGCTATAggatagacttttaaaaaatctgcaaattttttttggaatataAGGCATTTTTTGTATACTATTGGgtttactaaattttaaaagatttttctgttttcacgAGTGAAATCAATCATGTTTCTTCTCATGTACTGTCCTTATAGAGTTTTAGTATCAGGGTTATCTTGGCTTCATAGACTGAGGTAGGGTGGgagcatttctttgttttctttaagattgGGATGCTCTTTTCCTTGAATATCTGTAGGCTGTCTTTGTAAATTTTAGCAATGTGTTTTATTTGAGGTTACCTACTATGGTTAGAgaattatttaagtttttatagcTGAGTCAGCAGTAAGTTATATTTCTCTAGGAACTTGCCcatttgttaacattttcaaATCTTCAGGCTGTGGAAGAGCAGCCGGAGAACTGAGAACTCTCACCCAGCAAAGCACCTAACAGAgctcacctcctctgtgaagtccTAAGTGCTTTCCCGAAAATTAACCACAGGATTTCAACTTTGATACATAATCAGAGATCAGTTGTTTTTGTGCAGGTGGTTTGAACTGAGTCTCAGTTTACATCTCAGCAAGAATAGTTCTTGTGTACTGACTGTATAGGGTAACATTTGGCAGATTAAATTTGTCTGTCGTTAGCAATGGGCATTACTTATACTCTCTTAGCCCCTGTCATATAGGTCAGTGATAGTTGGGTCACTTTATATTGCGTGTCTTTGAACCTGACCTTTATTCCCAGTGCTTAGCAAAGGCTTGGGCATACAGTGGGTTCCAAGTTAATGTTGGTTGAATATGCCAAGCTGAGAATTTCATATCGAAGATAAAAGTACATCTTCCATGGGAAAAGGTACTTGTGAGGCAGTAAGCAACAAAGAGGTGTTTACTGcgttccttctttcccttccaggCAGTGGAACGAGTCCTGTACCCACACCTGTCCACTTACTGGACAAATCTGCAGGCTGTGCTGGATGATTATTCCGTCTCTAACGCCCAGGTTAAAGCAGATGGGCACAAGGTTTATGGAGCCATTCTGGTGAGTGCCTGCCCCTTCcagcctcccttcttccttcagcAGCTCACCTGCCTTACTTTGGAAAACTTGATGGGCCCGGGTCCCTCCTAGCCTTGCCTATCCTGGTCCCTCTGCTCTTGCAGGTGGCCGTAGAGCGACTGCTGAAGATGAAGGCCCAGGCggcagagcccaacaaggggggCCCAAGCGGCAGGGGGTGCCGGCGCTCGGACGACCTGCCCTGGGACAGCCTTCTTCTGCAGGAGTCTCCCTCGGGGGGCAGCGCGGAGCCAGGCTTTGGGTCGGTCCTCCCGCTGCCGCCAGGAGGCGCGGGGCCGGAGGACCCTTCGCCATCGGTGACCCTAGCGGACATCTACCGGGAGCTGTACGCCTTCTTCGGGGACAGCTTGGCCACCCGCTTTGGCACGGGTCAGCCCGCGCCCACCACTCCGCGGCCGCCCGGGGACAAGAAGGAGCCGGCGGCCGCCCCAGACTCGGTGCGGAAGATGCCGCAGCTGACGGCCAACGCCATGGTCAGCCCGCAGGGCGACGAGAGCCCCCGCGGCGGCGGCCCTGCGTCGGCCTCTGCGCCCTCCGCCTCCGAAAGCCGGCCGCTGCCGCGCGTGCACCGAGCGCGGGGGGCGCCCCGGCAGCAGGGGCCCGGCGCCGGTACCCGCGACGTCTTCCAGAAGAGCCGCTTCGCCCCGCGCGGCGCGCCCCACTTCCGCTTCATTATTGCCGGGCGGCAGGCCGGGAGGCGGTGCCGCGGGCGCCTCTTCCAGACCGCCTTCCCCGCGCCGTACGGGCCCAGCCCGGCCTCCCGCTACGTGCAGAAGCTGCCCATGATCGGCCGCACCGGCCGCCCTGCCCGCCGCTGGGCGCTCTCGGACTACTCGCTGTA is a window from the Ursus arctos isolate Adak ecotype North America unplaced genomic scaffold, UrsArc2.0 scaffold_23, whole genome shotgun sequence genome containing:
- the TAF6L gene encoding TAF6-like RNA polymerase II p300/CBP-associated factor-associated factor 65 kDa subunit 6L isoform X1 — translated: MQSSVGAMSEREERRFVEIPRESVRLMAESTGLELSDEVAALLAEDVCYRLREATQNSSQFMKHTKRRKLTVEDFNRALRWSSVEAVCGYGSQEALPLRPAREGELYFPEDREVNLVELALATNIPKGCAETAVRVHVSYLDGKGNLAPQGSVPSAVSSLTDDLLKYYQQVTRAVLGDDPQLMKIALQDLQTNSKIAALLPYFVYVVSGVKSVSHDLEQLHRLLQVARSLVRNPHLCLGPYVRSLVGSVLYCVLEPLAASINPLNDHWTLRDGAALLLSHIFWTHGDLVSGLYQQILLSLQKVLADPVRPLCSHYGAVVGLHALGWKAVERVLYPHLSTYWTNLQAVLDDYSVSNAQVKADGHKVYGAILVAVERLLKMKAQAAEPNKGGPSGRGCRRSDDLPWDSLLLQESPSGGSAEPGFGSVLPLPPGGAGPEDPSPSVTLADIYRELYAFFGDSLATRFGTGQPAPTTPRPPGDKKEPAAAPDSVRKMPQLTANAMVSPQGDESPRGGGPASASAPSASESRPLPRVHRARGAPRQQGPGAGTRDVFQKSRFAPRGAPHFRFIIAGRQAGRRCRGRLFQTAFPAPYGPSPASRYVQKLPMIGRTGRPARRWALSDYSLYLPL
- the TAF6L gene encoding TAF6-like RNA polymerase II p300/CBP-associated factor-associated factor 65 kDa subunit 6L isoform X2, yielding MSEREERRFVEIPRESVRLMAESTGLELSDEVAALLAEDVCYRLREATQNSSQFMKHTKRRKLTVEDFNRALRWSSVEAVCGYGSQEALPLRPAREGELYFPEDREVNLVELALATNIPKGCAETAVRVHVSYLDGKGNLAPQGSVPSAVSSLTDDLLKYYQQVTRAVLGDDPQLMKIALQDLQTNSKIAALLPYFVYVVSGVKSVSHDLEQLHRLLQVARSLVRNPHLCLGPYVRSLVGSVLYCVLEPLAASINPLNDHWTLRDGAALLLSHIFWTHGDLVSGLYQQILLSLQKVLADPVRPLCSHYGAVVGLHALGWKAVERVLYPHLSTYWTNLQAVLDDYSVSNAQVKADGHKVYGAILVAVERLLKMKAQAAEPNKGGPSGRGCRRSDDLPWDSLLLQESPSGGSAEPGFGSVLPLPPGGAGPEDPSPSVTLADIYRELYAFFGDSLATRFGTGQPAPTTPRPPGDKKEPAAAPDSVRKMPQLTANAMVSPQGDESPRGGGPASASAPSASESRPLPRVHRARGAPRQQGPGAGTRDVFQKSRFAPRGAPHFRFIIAGRQAGRRCRGRLFQTAFPAPYGPSPASRYVQKLPMIGRTGRPARRWALSDYSLYLPL
- the TAF6L gene encoding TAF6-like RNA polymerase II p300/CBP-associated factor-associated factor 65 kDa subunit 6L isoform X3, yielding MRWRPCSRRMCATGSERPPSSQFMKHTKRRKLTVEDFNRALRWSSVEAVCGYGSQEALPLRPAREGELYFPEDREVNLVELALATNIPKGCAETAVRVHVSYLDGKGNLAPQGSVPSAVSSLTDDLLKYYQQVTRAVLGDDPQLMKIALQDLQTNSKIAALLPYFVYVVSGVKSVSHDLEQLHRLLQVARSLVRNPHLCLGPYVRSLVGSVLYCVLEPLAASINPLNDHWTLRDGAALLLSHIFWTHGDLVSGLYQQILLSLQKVLADPVRPLCSHYGAVVGLHALGWKAVERVLYPHLSTYWTNLQAVLDDYSVSNAQVKADGHKVYGAILVAVERLLKMKAQAAEPNKGGPSGRGCRRSDDLPWDSLLLQESPSGGSAEPGFGSVLPLPPGGAGPEDPSPSVTLADIYRELYAFFGDSLATRFGTGQPAPTTPRPPGDKKEPAAAPDSVRKMPQLTANAMVSPQGDESPRGGGPASASAPSASESRPLPRVHRARGAPRQQGPGAGTRDVFQKSRFAPRGAPHFRFIIAGRQAGRRCRGRLFQTAFPAPYGPSPASRYVQKLPMIGRTGRPARRWALSDYSLYLPL